The window AAAACGTCAAATTGGAATCAGCAGCATATCTCCTGCCGGGATACGTTTTGTCGAAAAGTGCGGAGGTATTGACTCTTTTTTACTGAATACCTCAACCGATAAGCTTTCTCGGCCTATGAGGAAGCTTCAAAAGACGCTTATGGCACTTGAGCAAACAGACGAATAATTTACGCCGGCTGTAAGAAGACTAAACTTATTATACCTCTATTGTAAGGCCGTCATGGGCAGGAATCATATAGCTGGGCAGCCTGCCAAGCAAATCATCATAATCGGCATTTAGCCCCATATTGGTTAGGAATACTCTTTTTGGTTTTATTATTTCTGACCATCTTAGAACCTGTTCTAGACTGGCATGGGTTGAATTTGCCCCAACCTCTAAACATTCAACAATCCAAACGTCAATGCCTTGCAAGCACTCGATATTTTCTGGCGGCAAATCCTTCATCTCAATCGTGTAGGCGAAGTTTCCCATACGCAGGCCTAAGGTATTGCAAGGGCCGTGATCTTGGACCATCCAGATGCAGCTTATTCCACAAATATCCAGCGGATTGTCTTTAACAACTTGCGCGCTTAGGCAAGTGGAGTACCAGGTTCGGTTAAATGTGCCAGGGTCAAACAGATAACTGAACCGCATGGTGATATCGTCAA is drawn from Holosporales bacterium and contains these coding sequences:
- a CDS encoding MBL fold metallo-hydrolase, translated to MSKRLTVRILGCGSSGGVPDVGFGWGACNPQNPKNRRTRASILIQSADTNLLVDTSPDLRYQLLSAGVNRIDAVFYTHMHGDHTHGINELRRISQAHDKIIPIYGDQDTIDDITMRFSYLFDPGTFNRTWYSTCLSAQVVKDNPLDICGISCIWMVQDHGPCNTLGLRMGNFAYTIEMKDLPPENIECLQGIDVWIVECLEVGANSTHASLEQVLRWSEIIKPKRVFLTNMGLNADYDDLLGRLPSYMIPAHDGLTIEV
- the rpmB gene encoding 50S ribosomal protein L28, with product MARVCKITGKRVMAGNNVSHANNKTRRRFLPNLQSVSFPSSLLKRQIGISSISPAGIRFVEKCGGIDSFLLNTSTDKLSRPMRKLQKTLMALEQTDE